Genomic DNA from Halobaculum sp. MBLA0147:
CTAACGAGAGGAAGACGACGGTCGCCGGGGGCTCGGTCGCATCGCGGTACTCCCAGTCGCCCGTCACGAGGTGGCCGTCGGCGACGTGGCCGCCGTAGCCGTCGACCTGCGCAGGGACCGTCCCACGACCGCGAACTCGTCCCGTCTCGGCGTCCACGACGACGACGCGGTCGCCACCCCACACCAGGAGTGTCTCGGCGGTCGGGGCCGTCACCCTCGCGTCGGTCGTTCCGTCCGGGAGCCGCGTCGCCCACAGCAGGCGGCCGGTTCGTGGGTCTCGGGCACGGAGTTCCGTCTCTCCGTCCTCTCCGAACCCCGTCTCCGTCCCAGTCGGCGTGGCGGAACTGGTCGTCTCGGGCTCTGTCGCCGTCGAATCCGTCTTCGGCGTCGCCGATCTCGTCTCGGTCGCGGCGGCCGACAGCGGCGCTCGCGGGGCACTCGCGTCCGCGAGCGTGACGACGGTCGCGGTCGCCTCGGCTCGCCAGACGACCTCCCGTGGTTCTCGGAGTCGCCACGACTCTTCACCGCTCCGGGCGTCGACACCGACGACGACCGGTTCCTCGGGCGTCTCGTCGCGCGAGGGGACGAGGACTACAGTTCCCTCGACGACCGTCTCGACGTGTGTCGACCGCTCTCTCCGCCACAACTCCGTCCCGTTCTCGGGGTCGAACACCCGTACGGTGTCGGTCTCGTCACCGAACCCGCTGTCCGCGACGAGGACACCCCCGCGGGGGCTCACGAACCGATCGTCGGGCAGGTCGAACGCCCAGACACGCTCGCCGGTGCGGGCGTCGACCGCGCGGTGGCGGTACCGGCCGTCGGTCGCGCTCGCGAGGACGAAGTGGCCCGCACCGTCGGTGTAGAGGCGGTCCAGATCCGGTGCGGCCACCGACCACGCGACGCCGTCCTGTGGCGTCGGCGAGCCGTCGAGTGCGGGGTTGACCGTCGGTGTCCCACCGCCGTCCGGAGCGGCGCCGCCGAGTAGTCCTGTACAGCCAGCGAGCGACGCGAGACCGGCGAGACCGCCGGCTCGCAGGAGGGCACGTCGTCGCACGCCGGTTCCCGGCGTGGCCACCGAATTAGCTGTTGTGGTCCGAGACGGAGCGCGAGGGGGCGAGCACGCTACCGCGGCACGCGCCGGTCACTCCCCGCCCGTCAGCCACAGTTTCGCGCTCACGACCGTCGCACCGGCGACGACGACGAGCAGCTGCCAGCCGGACCGCACCAGCGGGAACACCCGCTCGACGTCTTTCGGCTCCGAGCCGGCCGTCGGGTCGACACCCGTGCTGTAGTGAGTGTTGTCCGTCGTCTTCGGCTGGCTCCCGCCGCCTCCGCCACTGCTACCGCCGTCGCTCGGCGGCTCGGGCGAGAGGTCGACGAACGTCTGGACGAAGCCACGCTGGTTCGAGAGGATCGCGCGGCCGTTCGCGGTGTAGAACTGGTCGTGGACGGGCCACAGGAGGTTCGCGCCGTTGACCACGTAGTCGAGTCCGACCCCGGCGACGACGAATCCCACGATCGCGACGGCGGCCGTCCACCCGCCACCGGCACCGAGGACGCGCCGGACGGTCGACCGCGGGCGCACCCGCAGGTCCACGGCGAGCAGCGCGGCCGCGAGTCCCGGCAGGAGGAGGTTGTGTCCGAGCGAGCGGTGCGCGCCGCGGATCACGGAGCCGAAGAACACGTCGAGGTCGGGGACGACGGCGACGGCGAGGATCAGGAGGACGGCACGACGGTCGAAGTAGTCGTCCGGCAACAGCGCGGCCGCGAGCAGTCCGGCGAGTGCGACGTGGACCAGTGTCGAGGGCATCCGTGTCGGCGGTGGACGCCGACCGAGAAGTGGGTTGTGCCGGGTCGTGGGAGTGTACGAGGTGTCGAGACGTGGCGGACGAGCGGACGGACCCCCGTCTCGTCCCCGAGCTCAGCTGTACCGCTCCTCTTCCCACGGGTTCGCGGTGTTCGAGTAGCCGCGCTTCTCCCAGTACCCACGCTCCGGCTCGGTGAGGAACTCGACGCCTGTCACCCACTTGGCGCCCTTGTAGGCGTACTTGTGCGGGGTGACGACGCGCAGCGGCCCGCCGTGGTCCTCCGGGAGCGGCTCGCCGTCGTACTCCCAGACGAACAGTACCTCCTCGCGGTCACACTCCGCGAGCGGGAGGTTCGTCGTGTACCCGTCCAGCGCGTGGAACATGACGTGGACCGCGTCGCCGCGGACCCCCGCCCGCTCGGCCAACTCCGGGAACGTGACCCCGGTGAACGTGCAGTCGAACCGCGACCAGCCAGTGACACAGTGGAAGTCCTGCCGCTGGGTGACCGACGGGAGCTCGCGGAACTCGTCGTAGTCGAAGGTCAGTTCCTCCTCGACGGCACCCCACACGTCGAACTGCCAGTCTTCGCGGGTCCAGTCCGGCGTCCCGGACTTCGAGAGCACCGGGAACCGGTCCGTCTGGCGCTGTCCCGGCGGGAGTCGCTCGTCGCCGTACTCCCGGTAGAGGTCCGTCACGTCCGCGTCCGGCGTCGGCACGTCGCCGTCCCCCGACTCCGCCTCGCCGTCCGAGTCCGTACTCATACCTCTGCGTACGTCGGCTCCCACCAAAGCGTGTCGGAGCCGGACGCAGTAGTGGTCAGATATGCTCGAACCTCGAATGAGTTTATCACTCAGGAAGCCCCGATCCGTCGCCGGGCGGCTCCGCCGCCCGGCTGATAGCGAGACCTCCGGTCTCGCCCATCTCGCGGTCGCTCGGCCTCACGGCTTCGCCGTTCGGCATCGAGGCCTCACTCCGTTCGGCCTCGCACCCGACATATCGCGCCTCTCGCCACCGCCCGGCGCGATAGGGGCCGCCGAGACGATTAAAGTAGACGCGAGCGCCTCTACGGGAGAGCGAAGCTCTCCCGAGGAAACGGCGGCTCCGCCGCCGTGACCGCCCCTTCCAGCCCCACCCGAACCCGCCCCGCACCGCACCTCACCCTCCCCGGCCTCGTCGCTTGTGCCCGGCTCCGCCGGTTCGAGGCGCGGCGCAGCCGCGCCTCGCATGCTTCGCTCGCTCCTCCCTCGCGCGTTTCTCGCGCGCCACCCGCAACAGTCTGCTTATCTGAACACCACCTGTGGGGGTACCCTGAACTATTCCACGACCAACTCCCGCTTCTCGCGGACGCGCCGCGACTCCTCGGTAGACTCGCCGAGCAGCCCGCGTGCGGCGCGTTTCCCCCACTCGACGGCGGGCTGGGTGAACGTCTCGAGGTCGGCCAACTCCCCGTAGAGGATCGTCGCCGCCTCGAAGCCGTACACCAACTCACCCACCGACTCGGCGTCGAGACGGTCGAGTTCGACCCGGACGTTCTCCCGCCCCGCGGCGGCGAGACTCGCCTCCGTGGCGCGCAACTCCGCGTCCCGTAACTCCCCCAGCGTTGCGCCGTCGAGGTACGAGAGCCCCTCCAACTCCGCCGCCGGGAGCGGCGTGTCCGGCCCCTCGCACACGTCGACGAGCGTCACCAGCTTGTCGGCGGGACCGGCGCGGTACAGTTGGAGCTGTGAGTGTTGGTCGGTGACGCCCAGCGCCCGCGCCGGAGTCTGTCCGCGCCCGTCCTTCCCGAGCGACTCCGCCCAGAGTTGGGCCGTCCACTCGGCGAACCGTTCCAGCGACTCCGTGTACGGCATGATCGCGTTCACACTCGCGCCGCGCTCGGCCAGGGCGTACGCCGTCGCGCCGTAGGCGTAGCCGGGACACTCGAACAACGAGTCGGTCAACGAGTCGGCACCGGCCGCCCCGCCGGCCACGAGGCCGTCCACGTCGACCCCCAACAGCGCCGGGACGAGCAGTCCCACCGTCGACAGCGCCGAGAACCGCCCCGGGACCCCGTCCGGAACTGGGAGCGACGGCAGGTCGTGCGCCGCCGCCAACGACCGGAGGTTCCCCGATTCACCCGTCGTGACGACGGTGTGGTCGGTCCAGTCGACGCCGGCGTCCGTCATCGCCGCGCGGACGACGAGGAAGTTCGCCAGCGTCTCTGCGGTGGTCCCCGACCGCGAGACGACGTTCACGACCGTTCTGTCGAGGTCGACCGCGTCGAGTCGCCGTCGCACCCACGCCGGGTCGACGTTGTCTAGCGTCACGACCGTCGTGTCGGCGTCGGCAGCGAGCGCCTCGGCGAGCGTCGCCGCGCCGAGTGCGCTCCCACCGATCCCGACGGTGACGACCGCGTCGAGAGCGCCGGGGTCGTCCTCGCCCAGCGCCCGCTCGCGTGCCGCCCGTGCCGTCTCGCCGATCGCGGCCGTGTCGACGGTCTCCGGGAGCGCCAGCGCGGCGTACCCGTGGTCGCGCCGCTCGCGACCGCGCGCGATCCGCTCGTGAGCCGTCGCGACTCGCTCGTCCAGCGTCTCCAACTCCGCTCGCGTCAGTCCGAGCGCCCCGCCGAGGGCGTTCCCGATGTCGACGTGCACGTGTGGGTGGGCGGCGGCCGACACGAAAACCGTTGCCCACGCGTCGCGGCGGGCAACGCGGTGCTTTTCCGCTCGTGGACGCTATCGAACGTCGATGGCACACGACGGCGAGTCGCTCCGGACGGACGGTGGACGGGCGTACGGTGGGGTCCTCGGCGCGTTCCCGTACGCGGCCAGAGAGACGGACTCGTGGCTGTTCCGGTCGTACGTCGTCGTCGCCGGACTCGCAGCCGGCTTCTTCACGCTGATCTTCACGCTGGCGTTGATCCGACTGTTGGGTGCGACGGCCGGCGCGCGGTTCTCGATCGCCCGGGCGTTCGTCATCCTCGTCGGTCTCGGTGCGGTCGCGCCGCTCGTGACACCGGTGTTGCTCGTCGCTCGAACCCACCGGCGACGTATCACGCGACGCCGGGGGTACGAGTTCGGGCTCGCGCTCGCCGGCTACCTGTTCTTGTTCTCCCTGTACGGGCTCGTCCTCGCCGCGATGCCCGCCTCCTTCGAACTCGACGGCGAGACGGTGACGCGGCCGCCGACGGAGTCGGCCGGGCTTCTAGAGCCCGTCGTGGGAGCGCTGTACGCGCTACCGGCGGAGTTCTCGCTGGCCGTTCCGACGGCCGCCGCTGCCGTGATCGTCGGCGTCCACTACCTCCGGCGGTGACTGGTCGCGCGGTCGACGCCGCACCGGGACGACGAGACGGTACTCGCGACGGAACGACGAGACGGTACTCCCGACGGACCGACGAGTACGCTCGACAGCACGCCACAGCGCGGCCACGACGAAACGCCGAAACCGGCCGACCGTCTACGGCGGCGTATGACAGACGAGACTCCCGACGGGGAGACAGACGACGCCGAGTCCCTGGCGGCGGGGTTGGTAGAGGAACTGGACGGCGACGCCGCCGCGAGTGACGGGACCGACGGCGGCCAGAACGCGGAGGACGACGCGAACGAGCCGCCGGCAGACACCGACGGCGACGCGCTCGCCGGGACGTTCGTGGTCACACACGCCGACGACGACTCGGCGGTGTTGCGCGACGCCGACACCGGACAGGTCCACACGCTCTCGGCCAACGAGGGACTGACCGCGGACGAGGTGATCGAGGCGACCGTCGCGCCGGAGCCGCCGATGGGTGTCACCTACGAACTCCGGGACCTCCACGCGTCGCGGTCCGTACGAATCGAGGCCGTCCGGGAACCGCCGACGACACAGAGTCGCGAAATCGCCGCGGATCAGCCCGTCGGCGAGGTCACGCGACAAGAGCGCGCGGGCGACGGTGAACTCCACGTCCTGTCGGTTCCCGAGTCGGAGACGGAGTCGGCCGTCGATGACGTACTCGACGACCGCGAGACGCGACTCGTCCAGGCCGCTCGGGCCGGTGCGTCGCTCGTCGAGGTGCGCTCGGAACCGGGTGTCGTCGCCGTCCGCTACCTACCGTAGCGCGTCGTCGCCGTCCGCCACCTGCCGTAGCGGTCCGTCGCCGAGCGAGACCGCGTGTGGAGCGGCCCCGTCTCGGGGCCAGTCACTCCTCGGGTGCGGCGGCGCTCTGGACGAGCCACCCGCCGGCGACCCGTCCTTCGCGTTCGACGAGGTCGACGACGGTGTCGTCGGAGACGACCCCGCCACCCTCAACGACCTCCACGCGGAGGGTGAGGTCGAGACTGTCGCCACAACAGCCCACGTCGACGAACTCCTCGCGTTCGTCCCCGACGGCCGGCTCGTCGAACACGCGCCGGAGGTAGCCACGGAACCGGTCGGTGTCGATCTGTCGCCGCCCCCAGTCGGACAACTCGTCCGGGAACGAGACGACGAGTCTACTCGCAGTGCTCACACCGGACGTGTGTGACGCTGTCACTTGCCTCTGTCGGGACGGACGGAGACCAGTTTCCGTCGCCCTCGCGGACGGGAGAGTTAACTCATCGCGGGTCCAACCGAGGCGTAGATGACCGGGTCTGGCGCAGACGACGAGCGGGTGACTGCTGGGGGCGGGGGCGACGACACAGACGCGGGTGACGAGACCGGCGACTCCGACGGTGACGGCGTCGTCGGGAGTGACGGCGCCGTCGCGGCCGACGGGTCGGGTACCCCCGACGTGACGACGGCGAGCGACACCGACGACACGGAGGCGGCGATCATGCACGCCACCTACCGGGCGCTGTGTGCCAACGGATTCGCGGACACGACGATCTCGGCGATCGCCGACGAGTTCGCCAAGAGCAAGTCGCTGTTGTACTACCACTACGACGACAAGGAGGCGATCTTCGACGACTTCCTCGCGTTCCTGCTGGCGGAGTTGGAGGCCAACGTCGCCGCGGCCGAGACGGACGACCCGTACGACCGCCTCTGGGCCGTGATCGACCAACTGCTCCCGCCGGAGCTGGACGACGAGGGGCTCCGCTTCCGACGTGCGATCTCGGAGACACGCGCGAACGCCCCTCACTCCGCCGCCTATCACGACCAGTTCGCCCGCTCGGACGAGGTGATCCTCTCGCGGCTCGTCGAGGCACTCGAGGCCGGTGTCGAGAGCGGACGGTTCCGCGCCGTCGACTCCGAGGAGACGGCGGAGTTCCTCTACTCGACCGTCGTCGGTGGGCTCCACCGGGGTGTCACGCTCGACGACACGGAGCCGATCGAGCGGACGCGGACGGCACTCGAACGGTACCTCGACGACGCCGTGGTGGCCGACGACTGACCGCGAGAGACTGCGGCACGGCCGTTCGCGTCGTCTCTCCCGCGTCCCGTCACCCTCGACCCTTCTCGTCGTCTCTCTCACTCGTCACACCACTCCGCGGTCACCCGCGTCGCCCGCCCGGAGACAGAAGGCTTACACCGACCGAACGTTTAGTCAGTATCGCTGGGTCGTCCAGCACTGCCGACAGACGCACCCACCCATCCACTGTGCGTTCCCCGACCACCGCGTCGTCGGCGGCGTCGGGCCGTTCGCTGGCGGCGACGCCCGACACCGACGGGGTCGAGTCCCCGGCTCGGACCCGTCACCCCACCTCACCCCACCGGTCCGGGCCTGGTCCGGGCCGGTGGCACTTCTCTCCCCCGGTCGACGGTCACTCGTGGGAGTCGCTCGTCCGAGAGTCCCTCTGCCTGCGGCCGACACGACGGATTGGGAAGCCTTATTCCGACGGCGAGGGGAGCCGACCGCATGGCACGGTTCGAGGTACCGGAGGTCGACTACGACCGGTACTCCAACAGGCAGTTGGCCGCGATCCCGCTCGGGGTGTTGGCGGTGGCGTTGGTGATCGTCGCCGTCACGTGGGCGACCACCGGTGCGCCGGTGGCTCTCGGGACGGACTTCAGCGGTGGCACGGAGTTCCGCGTCGCGGTCGACGCCGGGAGCGAGAGTGCGGAGTCGGTGATCCGGACGGCCTTCCCCGCCGAACCCGCGTCGATCCGCGAGATCCCCTCGCAGGGGGTCTACGTGGTGACGTTCGGGCCGGAGGTGGACGCGACGGCCGCCGAGGACGCCATCGGGTGTGCGTCCGACGAGAGTGTCGAGTGTCTCTCCGACGCCCAGCGGGACGCCGCCCAGAAGGTCGAGTACCGCGCGAGCGCCGCCGTCTCCGCGGCGTTCGGCGAGGCCCTCCAGGGACAGGCGCTCGTCGGTGTCGTCGCCGCGTTCGCCGGGATGGGACTGCTCGTGTTCGGGTTGTTCCGGACGTTCGTCCCGTCCGTGGCGGTCGTCGTCTCGGCGTTCTCCGACATCGTGATCCCGGTGGCGTTGATGAACCTGTTCGGGATCGAGCTGTCGCTTGGGACCGTCGCGGCACTCCTGATGTTGATCGGGTACTCTGTCGACTCCGACATCCTGTTGAACAACCACATCCTCCGGCGTTCGGGTGACTTCTACGAGTCCACCTACCGCGCGATGCGGACCGGGGTGACGATGACACTGACCTCGCTGGCGGCGATGATCGTGTTGACGATCGTCGCGACGATCTTCGGCATCGGACTGCTCGCGAGCATCGGGACGATCCTCGTGTTCGGGCTGACGGCCGACCTGATGAACACCTACATGCTCAACCTGAGTCTGCTCCGCTGGTACAAGTTCGAGGGGGTGGCGCGGTGAGCCTCCTCGACCGCGTCCGCGACAACTGGCGCGTCGCGTTGTTGATCGTCCTCGTCGCCGTCTCGACGGCGTTCCTGTTCGCCCCCGGCTTCGGAGGCAGCGGGAGCGAGGGGAACCCCACCAACCTCCAGTACGGGTTGGAACTCGACGGCGGGACGGAGGTCCGTGCGCCGCTCGTGGGCGTGACCGCCGAGGGTGTCGCGTTCGACAACGAGTCGCGCAGCGACGTGGCGACGGCGGTCGCCGCCGAACTCGACGGCGCCGAGCCGCGGGACGTGATCGCCCGGTTCGGCGAGCAGCCCGGGCAGAGCACCGTCGAGGTGACGACCGAGGGTGTCTCCCCGGACCGACTCGGGACGGCGCTGGACGCGGCCGGCTACGAGTACGAGAGCGTCCGGCAGGGCGTGACCGACGACACCCGTTCACAGACCGTCGAGGTGTTGCGGTCGAAGATCAACGAGGGCGGGCTCTCCGGTGGGTCGGTGACGACCATCGACCTGCCGGGATCGCGCCCGTTCGTCTCCGTGCAGGTGCCGGGCGGCGACCGCAACGAGGTGCTCGACCTGGTGAACTCCCGGGGTGCCGTCCGGATCGTCGGCTACTACCCGACCCAGGAGAACGGGACGCGGACGTACGTCAACGAGACGATCTTCACCGACGAGGAGCTGCGTCGCGTCGGGAACGCCCGCGAGGCACGCGACAGCGACCAGTTCATCGTCGAAGTGCGAATCCAGCCGGACGCCGCCCAGCGCGTCCAGCAGACGTTCGTCGACACGGGTGTCGCACAACAGCGTGCGACGCGGTGTACTTACCCGCAGACGGAGGACCCGTGTCTGCTCGTGGTCCGCGACGGACGGGTCGTCAACTCCTTCGGGATGGCCGGGGACCTCGGCCGGAGCATGGTGAACGGCGAGTGGCAGAAGAACCCGGTGTTCGTCCTCCAGGTGAACACGCTCGGCGAGGCCCAGCAGGTGTCGGTCGACCTGCGTGCCGGGTCGCTGCCGGCGGCTCTCGACGTCGACGAGGGGACGACCCGGACGACGGCACCCGCGCAGGGTGAGAGCTTCAAGCGCGACTCGCTGATCGCCGGCTTGCTCGCGGTGTTCGCCGTCAGCGGTGTCGTGTTCGTCCGGTACGGCGAGGTGGAGGTCGCGCTGCCGATGATCGTCACGGCGCTGGCGGAGGTGTACGCGCTGTTGGGGATCGCGGCGTTGATCCAGTTCCCGGTGGACCTGTCGGTGATCGGTGGGTTCATCGCGGTGATCGGGACCGGGGTGGACGACCTCATCATCATCGCCAACGAGGTGATGGACGAGGGCGAGGTGAACTCCCGGCGCGTCTTCCAGTCGCGGTTCAAGAAGGCGTTCTGGGTGATCGGCGCGGCGGCGGCGACGACGGTGATCGCCATGTCGCCGCTGGCAGTGCTCTCGCTGGGTGACCTGCAGGGGTTCGCCATCTTCACCATCCTCGGCGTCTTCATCGGCGTCTTCGTCACCCGCCCGGCGTACGGTGACATCCTCCGTGCGCTGTTGACGGATCAGTAATCCGTCGTCGGTGGGTGTCGTTCCGGGGGTGTCGGGCTCTCGTCCGGACCCCTGGTCGGGACACCACTCTGCCCCCGTCTTCTCGCCTGCTCGCCTCCCGACTACCCTCGCCGTTCCCAGACACTCGGAACGCGAGCAGTAGGAAAGTGGCTCCCGCCGCTACGACCGTCTATGGCGACGGCACGCGAACGGGTGTTCCAGACGGACACGGACAGACTCTCCTTGCAGGTGTCGATCGGTGCCCTGCTCGCGCTCACGTTGGTCGTGGGTGGGCTCCGACTGACGGGGACGACGATCCCGCTGCGAGCGCAGGCGGCGGCGTACCTCGTCGGGATGGTCGCGTTGAACCTCCCGCACGGCGGGTACGAACACTTCGCCAACCTCCGGCGACGGACGGCGGAGTTCCGCTGGCGGTACGTCGGCGGCTACCTCGCGATGGTCGCGGCCGGGATCGGCCTGTTCCTCCTCGCGCCGGTCGTCGGGCTGGCGGTCGCGGTCGGCGTCGTCGTCGCGAAGGGCGGCGGCGGCGACCTCTACGTGTTGCGAGCGACGACCGGTGCCGGCCACCTCCGGACGCGGACCCAGCGACTCTTGGCCGCGGCGGCGCGTGGTGGCGCGGCGATGGCGGTCCCCATCGTCGCGTTCCCGGAGACGTTCCACGCGTTCAGTTCCATCATCGTCGCCGTCTTCGACCCGGGCGCACTCGGGCCGGCGGCCCAGTACTTCGACGTGACACGCCCGCTGATCGGCGTCGGGTACGCCGCCGTGGTACTCGCACACCTCGGACTCGGGGCGACACGCCGGGACGGCAGCGGCTCGTGGCTCGTCGACGCCGGGGAGACGCTCCTGCTCGTCTGTTACTTCGCGGTGGTGCCGGTCGTCCTCGCGGTCGGACTCTACTTCCCGCTGTGGTACTCCGCCAGACAGGTCGCCCGCGAGCTGGCCGTCCAGGGGGAGCCCGGTGAGGGACCGGACCTGTTGTCGGGTGACGGCGACGCCTCCGCCGGCAGTGTCGCGCTCCGGGCGTGGGGGGTGCTCATCGGCGGTGCGATGGCGACCGGCGTCGTCGTCGCCGCGGTGTGGATCGCCGCGCCGAACCCGCTCGGGCAGGCCGGGCCGCTGCTCGGTGGGGTCGCGTTCTGGAGCGTGGCGATCAGCATCGTCGCGCTCCCGCACGTCGTCGTCGGCGGCGTGTTGGACCGCCGCCGCGGGATCTGGCACGTCCCCTGACGAACGGGTCTGAACCTGCAGCCGTTCTTCTCCCTCGCCGTCCGGATTCGACTCTGCGTCGGTCGCCGCTCGAACGTCGCCCGACGGCCACGGGTCGCCGCTCGAACGTCGCCCGACGGCCACGGGTCGCCGCCCGAAAGCCGCCCGACCGCCACGGATCGCCGCTCAGAAGTCGTCCAACCCAGACTGTGCGGCGGCGGCGAGTGCGTCCCGTGCCGTCTGCCACGACGCCCGCGCACACTCCGGGAGCGACCCGGTCTCGGTGACGTACGCCGCCAGGAACTCGCGTGTCGTCTCGTCGGACGGGTAGCCGCTCCCGACGGGGCGGTCGTAGCGCTCGTCGATCGCCGCCATCCGGCGGTCGCGTTCCACCTTCGCGAGGATCGACGCCGCCGCGACGAGGTCGTACCGGTCGTCTGCGCCGTGTTCCGCCGTCACGTCGACCTCGCTCGGTGGCGCGACGCCCTCCGGGTCGCCGTCGCCGGCCGCCAGCAGGGGGTGTGGGTCTGCGTCGTCTCCGTCCGTCGCCGCGACCGTCGTCTGGAGTCTGTCGCCGAACCGCTCGGCGGACACGTCGGCGGCGTCGACGACCGCCCGGTCGCCGTCGCGTGCGACGCATCGGAGTGCCACCGCCTGTCCGGCGACCCCGAGTTCGTTCATGTCCGTCTCGGGGGCGTCGATAGCCGCGACGGGCACCACCGCCGTCGCGGTCGCGACTGCCTCGTCGCTGCGGAGTCGCTCCGCCAGCCGCTCGCGGTCGCTCGCAGACAGGCGCTTCGAGTCGGCGACGCCGTCCGGGAGTCGGTCCGGGGAGGCACGGACCGCACCCGCGACCATCGGCCCGAGAACCGGTCCCTTCCCGGCCTCGTCCGCGCCCAACACGGCTCGCCCGTCGACGCCCGCGGCCCGCTCGTCCCTCGGGTCCTCGCCGCCGCTCTCGCCTCCGTCGATCACACTCGTCCACTCGTGAGTCTGGCACGAGTGTGTTCCGTTCTGGTGACTCGGGTGTGCCTCGCTCGGGTGTCGTCCCGCCGAACCCGTGGGATTATGATCGGCGAACCGCAACACGGGGGTGATGGGAGTCCTCGAAGACAAGGCGCGTGCACGCCTGTTCTACAAGTACCTCTCGAAGGTGTACGACACGATCAACCCGCTCGTGTGGAACGAGACGATGCGGGCGGAGGCGCTGGAGTGGTTCGACCCGCAGCCGGACGACCGCATCCTCGACGTGGGTGCGGGCACCGGGTTCGCCACCGAGGGACTGTTGGAGCACGTCGACGAGGTGCACGCTCTCGACCAGTCGGTCCACCAGATGGAGCGCGCGTTCGCGAAGTTCGGGAAGCGCGGCCCGGTGAAGTACGTCCGTGGGGACGCCGAACGGCTCCCGTTCGCGACGGACGCCTTCGACAAGACGTGGTCGTCCGGCTCCATCGAGTACTGGCCGAACCCGGTCGACGCGCTCGAGGAACTGCGCCGGGTGACGAAGCCCGGCGGAACGGTGCTCGTCGTCGGCCCGGACTACCCCCACAACGCCGTCTTCCAGCGGCTCGCGGACGCGATCATGCTGTTCTACGACGCCGAGGAGGCCGACGAGATGTTCGCCGCGGCCGGGTTCGAAGACGTGACGCACCACGTCCAGCAGGCCAAACCCGGCAGTCCACGCGCCATCACCTCCGTCGCGACGGTGCCCGAGACCGACGGCGTCGAGTCGTCGGCGACCGACGCCGACTCCGAGCCGGTCGACACCGCCGCGGACTGATCTTCGACTCTCCGGTCGCACGTCGCCGTGGACCGATCCTCGGGTCTCCGCTCGCACGCCGCCGCCGCCGTTCCGGTCGTCACGGCCCTCGCGAACTGTCGTCTCGGCTCGTGCGACGCGTCTGTCTCGCACGGACAACGTCACCACGACCGTGTCTCCCACAGTCGGCGCCGGGTAGTTCGTGTCGGCGACCCGGAACGTCCCGGACTCGCCGACGACCCACCGCGGGGAACTCCGTGGGTTGAAGGGACCGGTGGGACCGCCGCGGAATCCGGTCGCCGCGAAGAACGGCACCGGCGGCTGTCGTCGCAGAGC
This window encodes:
- a CDS encoding preprotein translocase subunit SecD; this translates as MSLLDRVRDNWRVALLIVLVAVSTAFLFAPGFGGSGSEGNPTNLQYGLELDGGTEVRAPLVGVTAEGVAFDNESRSDVATAVAAELDGAEPRDVIARFGEQPGQSTVEVTTEGVSPDRLGTALDAAGYEYESVRQGVTDDTRSQTVEVLRSKINEGGLSGGSVTTIDLPGSRPFVSVQVPGGDRNEVLDLVNSRGAVRIVGYYPTQENGTRTYVNETIFTDEELRRVGNAREARDSDQFIVEVRIQPDAAQRVQQTFVDTGVAQQRATRCTYPQTEDPCLLVVRDGRVVNSFGMAGDLGRSMVNGEWQKNPVFVLQVNTLGEAQQVSVDLRAGSLPAALDVDEGTTRTTAPAQGESFKRDSLIAGLLAVFAVSGVVFVRYGEVEVALPMIVTALAEVYALLGIAALIQFPVDLSVIGGFIAVIGTGVDDLIIIANEVMDEGEVNSRRVFQSRFKKAFWVIGAAAATTVIAMSPLAVLSLGDLQGFAIFTILGVFIGVFVTRPAYGDILRALLTDQ
- a CDS encoding Brp/Blh family beta-carotene 15,15'-dioxygenase, encoding MATARERVFQTDTDRLSLQVSIGALLALTLVVGGLRLTGTTIPLRAQAAAYLVGMVALNLPHGGYEHFANLRRRTAEFRWRYVGGYLAMVAAGIGLFLLAPVVGLAVAVGVVVAKGGGGDLYVLRATTGAGHLRTRTQRLLAAAARGGAAMAVPIVAFPETFHAFSSIIVAVFDPGALGPAAQYFDVTRPLIGVGYAAVVLAHLGLGATRRDGSGSWLVDAGETLLLVCYFAVVPVVLAVGLYFPLWYSARQVARELAVQGEPGEGPDLLSGDGDASAGSVALRAWGVLIGGAMATGVVVAAVWIAAPNPLGQAGPLLGGVAFWSVAISIVALPHVVVGGVLDRRRGIWHVP
- a CDS encoding ribonuclease HII, with the translated sequence MLGADEAGKGPVLGPMVAGAVRASPDRLPDGVADSKRLSASDRERLAERLRSDEAVATATAVVPVAAIDAPETDMNELGVAGQAVALRCVARDGDRAVVDAADVSAERFGDRLQTTVAATDGDDADPHPLLAAGDGDPEGVAPPSEVDVTAEHGADDRYDLVAAASILAKVERDRRMAAIDERYDRPVGSGYPSDETTREFLAAYVTETGSLPECARASWQTARDALAAAAQSGLDDF
- a CDS encoding methyltransferase domain-containing protein, yielding MGVLEDKARARLFYKYLSKVYDTINPLVWNETMRAEALEWFDPQPDDRILDVGAGTGFATEGLLEHVDEVHALDQSVHQMERAFAKFGKRGPVKYVRGDAERLPFATDAFDKTWSSGSIEYWPNPVDALEELRRVTKPGGTVLVVGPDYPHNAVFQRLADAIMLFYDAEEADEMFAAAGFEDVTHHVQQAKPGSPRAITSVATVPETDGVESSATDADSEPVDTAAD